Proteins co-encoded in one Heptranchias perlo isolate sHepPer1 chromosome 9, sHepPer1.hap1, whole genome shotgun sequence genomic window:
- the LOC137325110 gene encoding guanine nucleotide-binding protein G(I)/G(S)/G(O) subunit gamma-5-like: MSATANVTAMRKLVQQLRSEAGIKRLKVSQAATDLKQFCLQNAQQDPLLMGIHPNTNPFRPPKPCLLL, from the exons ATGTCGGCGACCGCCAACGTTACCGCTATGAGGAAGCTGGTGCAGCAGCTCCGCTCCGAGGCGGGCATCAAGAGGCTGAAG GTGTCTCAAGCAGCCACAGATCTGAAGCAGTTCTGCCTGCAGAATGCACAACAGGATCCTTTACTGATGGGAATACATCCAAATACTAATCCTTTTAGGCCACCGAAGCCCTGTTTGCTATTGTAG